The Clostridiisalibacter paucivorans DSM 22131 genomic sequence TTCAGTCCCACTTCTTCAGCTCCCACATCTAAATCCTTTAAGGTCCATAGTGTTATTTCCTGATCATAGGCATCTACTATACCCCTAATACTCATATATCTAGGTTCATTTAGCTCTTTAACTGCTGTAAGTAACACTGGGGATTTTACTTCTATCTTTTCATATCCATCTTCTAGCTGTCTATCTACTGTTATCAACTTTTTCTTTTCATCGTAATCAAAATCCATCACATAGGTCACTTGGGGAATATTTAGTCTTTCTGCAATCTGAGGTCCAACTTGAGCTGTATCTCCATCTATAGCTTGACGACCTGCAAAGATGATATCGTAATCTCCAATCTTCCTTAATGCTGAAGCCAAGGTATTAGATGTAGACCATGTATCTGCACCTGCAAATGGACGATCGCTAAGTAATATGGCTTTATCTGCTCCCATAGCTAAACACTCCCTCAACATAACTGATGCTTGAGGTAT encodes the following:
- a CDS encoding electron transfer flavoprotein subunit beta/FixA family protein, translating into IPQASVMLRECLAMGADKAILLSDRPFAGADTWSTSNTLASALRKIGDYDIIFAGRQAIDGDTAQVGPQIAERLNIPQVTYVMDFDYDEKKKLITVDRQLEDGYEKIEVKSPVLLTAVKELNEPRYMSIRGIVDAYDQEITLWTLKDLDVGAEEVGLKASPTQVFRSFAPEPKGKGVMLEGTVRDMTDDLVRELKVKHII